In Nitrospira sp., a genomic segment contains:
- a CDS encoding 4Fe-4S dicluster domain-containing protein, with translation MALLITDECISCGACLPECPNEAIFETRSDAEGKGNHVGDGQGVGDNIYVITHDRCTECVGHFDEPQCAAVCPVDNCCIADPAYPEATDVLLEKAKSLNPDKEIDPAKVWSGVRN, from the coding sequence ATGGCGCTTCTGATCACCGATGAGTGTATTTCCTGTGGGGCATGCCTGCCAGAATGTCCCAATGAAGCGATCTTCGAAACGCGAAGCGACGCCGAAGGCAAGGGCAACCATGTCGGAGACGGCCAGGGAGTCGGCGACAATATCTACGTCATTACCCATGATCGCTGCACGGAGTGTGTTGGGCACTTTGATGAACCCCAATGCGCGGCTGTCTGCCCGGTGGATAATTGTTGCATCGCTGATCCTGCCTACCCGGAAGCGACCGACGTATTGCTGGAGAAAGCCAAGTCCTTGAATCCGGACAAAGAAATTGATCCGGCCAAAGTGTGGAGCGGCGTTCGGAACTAA
- a CDS encoding translation initiation factor IF-2 N-terminal domain-containing protein, translated as MRVYELAKKLGMENRELIPELKRLGIPV; from the coding sequence ATGCGCGTGTACGAATTAGCAAAGAAGCTGGGGATGGAAAATCGGGAGCTGATTCCTGAACTGAAACGGCTCGGGATTCCGGTG
- a CDS encoding fused MFS/spermidine synthase — translation MMTQEPAVSTSRLFLLATALVTGAIVMALEILGSRLLAPVFGNSLFVWGALIGVILAAMSSGYAFGGWASDRYRVAAVLAWLLLGSGAWTLLMSWLGQVAIFKVATLIEDPRWGPSVAACVLLAPPAFGLSGVMPALLRLAVVDMGYLGRHTGSMIALSTVGSLAGTWGTAFFLLSWLGTQTLVASLGVIQLLLGLVWLQQGTAKMTRLAGVVLTGLLILGWQLFGQAPPVVGLVYQEDSPYQQVRVRDDDLFRYLVLDRTWHAVMWRADPQTLFLPYSQLMVAAVALTPEPKRGLILGHGGGSLAKWLAQVWPEMELDVVEFDPVVVRMAEQYFEYHPPANHHVWVKDARVFLRHTQAKYDVIWVDAFARHLIPFHLTTVEFFSELKARLTPSGVLALNLASSGEGGDLQRASAVVQTLKTAFPTIESFGVKGPWRAHQTTAENLIFFGGGPIDTMPYGEFVQRIQSQVEARRLPLEAASLLAARRTTPWSPGLQLTDDYTPYDLLIGSHAVEMAPDTK, via the coding sequence ATGATGACTCAGGAACCTGCCGTCTCTACCTCACGACTCTTTCTCCTTGCGACCGCGCTTGTGACCGGGGCGATTGTCATGGCGCTTGAGATCCTGGGCAGTCGCTTGCTCGCGCCGGTTTTCGGAAATTCTCTCTTCGTGTGGGGTGCGTTGATTGGGGTCATTCTGGCCGCGATGAGTTCCGGGTACGCCTTCGGCGGCTGGGCATCGGATCGATACCGTGTTGCGGCGGTGCTGGCCTGGCTCCTACTGGGGTCCGGCGCGTGGACCTTACTGATGTCATGGCTTGGGCAAGTGGCGATTTTTAAGGTCGCCACGCTGATCGAAGACCCTCGCTGGGGGCCCAGCGTTGCGGCCTGTGTTCTGCTGGCTCCGCCGGCGTTTGGATTGAGCGGGGTGATGCCTGCATTGCTCCGGTTGGCCGTGGTCGACATGGGGTATCTCGGGCGTCACACAGGAAGCATGATCGCCCTATCGACCGTCGGCAGCCTGGCCGGGACGTGGGGCACGGCGTTTTTCCTTCTTTCCTGGTTGGGGACACAAACGTTGGTGGCGTCGCTGGGTGTGATTCAACTGCTGCTGGGCTTGGTGTGGTTGCAGCAGGGAACTGCGAAGATGACGAGGCTCGCAGGAGTGGTCCTGACCGGCTTGCTCATCCTGGGATGGCAACTGTTCGGGCAGGCTCCTCCGGTGGTGGGGTTGGTCTATCAAGAAGATAGTCCCTATCAACAAGTGCGCGTGCGGGACGACGATCTGTTTCGATACCTCGTGCTCGATCGCACGTGGCATGCGGTGATGTGGCGAGCCGACCCCCAGACGCTCTTTCTTCCCTACAGCCAGCTCATGGTCGCGGCGGTGGCGTTGACTCCTGAGCCCAAGCGGGGACTCATCTTGGGCCATGGCGGAGGCTCGCTGGCAAAATGGCTAGCTCAGGTCTGGCCGGAGATGGAGTTGGATGTCGTTGAGTTTGATCCTGTCGTGGTGCGAATGGCGGAGCAGTATTTTGAGTATCACCCTCCGGCCAACCACCATGTCTGGGTGAAGGATGCTCGTGTGTTTCTGCGTCATACGCAGGCGAAATATGACGTCATCTGGGTCGATGCCTTTGCCCGGCACCTGATCCCATTTCATCTGACCACCGTCGAATTCTTTTCTGAGCTCAAGGCCCGACTCACTCCCAGCGGCGTGCTCGCGCTGAACCTCGCGTCTTCCGGAGAGGGAGGCGATCTGCAGCGGGCGAGCGCGGTGGTGCAGACGCTGAAGACGGCGTTTCCGACAATCGAATCATTCGGGGTGAAGGGGCCGTGGCGAGCCCATCAAACGACCGCCGAGAATTTGATTTTTTTCGGCGGCGGGCCGATCGATACCATGCCGTATGGCGAATTCGTGCAGCGAATCCAATCACAGGTGGAAGCGAGACGGTTGCCGCTGGAAGCGGCGTCGTTGCTGGCTGCCCGACGGACCACCCCCTGGTCGCCGGGATTGCAGTTGACGGATGACTATACGCCCTACGACCTCTTGATCGGATCCCACGCGGTGGAGATGGCGCCGGATACGAAATGA
- the dat gene encoding D-amino-acid transaminase, translating into MPDIACVNGRFGPLAEAVVSVEDRGFQFGDGVYEVIRTYRGRPFALDEHLSRLERSAQALQLGLGHTKAQWIALIEEGLRLSSLPETKIYLQITRGQALRDHPFPASLSPTTVLTFRELHPLAPSVRQTGVQAILLDDIRWGRCDIKSVNLLANVLARQQAKEAGVFEAILLRGGDVTEGSVSNVMLVRNGTIQTAPEGPCILSGVTRAKVLELAKKEGIPVAETMVRREVLLGASEVFLTGTTVEVLPVVRIDGQAIGPAVPGPVTQLLSRRWEALVG; encoded by the coding sequence ATGCCCGACATCGCCTGTGTGAATGGTCGCTTCGGTCCCCTGGCGGAAGCCGTCGTCAGCGTCGAAGACCGGGGGTTTCAGTTCGGCGACGGGGTGTACGAAGTTATTCGCACCTATCGCGGGCGACCGTTTGCTCTCGACGAGCATCTGTCACGCCTGGAGCGGAGTGCCCAAGCGCTGCAACTTGGGCTGGGCCATACCAAGGCTCAGTGGATCGCGTTGATCGAGGAAGGCCTGCGATTGAGCAGTCTCCCCGAGACGAAAATCTATCTGCAGATTACGCGCGGGCAGGCGCTGCGTGACCATCCGTTTCCTGCCTCTCTGTCTCCGACCACCGTGTTGACCTTTCGTGAGCTCCATCCTCTGGCTCCATCCGTGCGCCAAACCGGAGTCCAGGCGATCTTGCTTGACGATATCCGTTGGGGGCGGTGCGATATCAAGAGCGTCAATCTCTTGGCGAATGTTCTGGCTCGCCAGCAAGCAAAGGAGGCCGGCGTGTTCGAGGCCATCTTGCTTCGGGGCGGCGACGTGACTGAGGGATCCGTCAGCAATGTCATGCTCGTACGGAACGGGACCATTCAGACCGCGCCCGAGGGCCCATGCATTCTTTCCGGGGTGACACGCGCCAAGGTCTTGGAGTTGGCGAAGAAAGAGGGAATCCCTGTTGCTGAAACCATGGTCCGTCGCGAGGTATTGCTGGGCGCTTCGGAGGTGTTTCTCACGGGGACCACGGTTGAGGTGTTGCCGGTCGTGCGCATCGACGGGCAGGCGATCGGCCCTGCGGTTCCCGGGCCTGTCACGCAGCTCCTCTCACGTCGCTGGGAAGCTCTGGTCGGCTAG
- a CDS encoding protease inhibitor I42 family protein, with protein sequence MSPLSKVVPTGTEPEAGAKMIKARLGMPVQIRLWEDRTRGELWVPAYDPAVMPLVEDDFLRTASNNAVDAGQRNFEFRPVAVGTHRLVFEKRMGWKFTPEDRQIFYVIVS encoded by the coding sequence ATGAGTCCTTTAAGCAAAGTGGTTCCAACGGGCACTGAACCGGAAGCCGGCGCCAAGATGATCAAGGCGCGGCTGGGCATGCCCGTCCAGATCCGGCTCTGGGAAGATCGGACGAGGGGAGAGCTCTGGGTGCCTGCCTATGATCCCGCCGTCATGCCTCTGGTGGAGGACGATTTCCTCAGGACCGCCAGCAACAATGCGGTGGATGCGGGACAGCGCAATTTCGAGTTCAGGCCCGTCGCTGTCGGGACGCATCGGCTGGTATTCGAAAAGCGGATGGGGTGGAAATTTACACCAGAAGACCGGCAGATCTTCTATGTAATCGTGTCCTGA
- a CDS encoding Rieske 2Fe-2S domain-containing protein encodes MVIEGFQCVAKVEDIPPGQVKVVKVHERDIAVFNIEGRFHAIYNACPHEGGPLHKGRVKGYVVSCPWHDLKFDVRNGQGTDGGGYCVGSYDVRVEDGQVFIGARRKV; translated from the coding sequence GTGGTGATAGAAGGGTTTCAGTGCGTCGCCAAGGTTGAGGACATTCCGCCAGGCCAAGTGAAGGTCGTGAAGGTGCACGAGCGTGATATCGCGGTGTTCAATATTGAGGGGCGATTTCACGCGATTTATAACGCGTGCCCGCACGAAGGCGGGCCGCTGCATAAAGGGCGTGTGAAGGGATATGTGGTGTCCTGTCCCTGGCATGACTTGAAGTTTGATGTACGCAATGGTCAGGGCACGGACGGTGGGGGGTATTGTGTGGGGAGTTACGACGTGCGTGTCGAGGATGGGCAGGTATTTATCGGGGCCAGACGAAAGGTCTAG
- the nusA gene encoding transcription termination/antitermination protein NusA yields the protein MNRELIAVIDEIGRQKGIDKARVIGAIESALQTAAKKRFGQAENIQVEIDSKTGEISVVSKKIIVDTVANPKAEISLKEAREYDEGAEVGDEIGSLIEMDELGRIAAQTAKQVIFQKVREAEWEAVQKEYSTRQGDLVNGIILGMERRNFLVDLGKTEAILPIQEQIPRETYRRGDRVKALLLEVRRTPKDVQVILSRSHPQFVAKLFELEVPEVGEKIVEIKSIVREPGDRTKIAVSSRDKAVDPVGACVGIKGSRVQAVVRELRGEKIDIITWTQDPRVFIAEALNPATIEKVGIDEEKKSALVVVADSQLSLAIGKNGQNVRLAARLTGWKIDIISATEYEKEKAERDRDIKAALAEETEAQRQQDEARAAAQQAE from the coding sequence ATGAACCGAGAGTTGATCGCCGTCATCGATGAAATCGGCCGTCAAAAAGGGATCGACAAGGCCCGGGTGATCGGCGCGATCGAGTCCGCGCTTCAGACCGCTGCCAAGAAACGATTCGGCCAGGCTGAAAACATCCAAGTAGAAATTGATAGCAAGACGGGAGAAATTTCGGTCGTCTCCAAGAAAATTATCGTGGATACCGTGGCCAATCCCAAGGCCGAAATCTCGTTGAAAGAGGCCCGCGAGTATGATGAGGGCGCAGAGGTGGGCGACGAGATCGGGTCCCTCATTGAGATGGATGAGCTGGGCCGCATTGCGGCGCAAACGGCCAAGCAGGTCATTTTTCAAAAAGTGCGCGAGGCGGAGTGGGAAGCCGTTCAGAAGGAATATTCCACGCGCCAGGGAGACTTGGTCAACGGCATCATCCTGGGCATGGAGCGGCGGAATTTTCTGGTCGATCTCGGCAAAACGGAGGCGATCCTTCCCATCCAGGAGCAAATCCCGCGCGAAACCTACCGCCGTGGCGATCGGGTGAAGGCCCTGTTGTTGGAAGTGCGCCGCACACCCAAAGACGTGCAAGTGATTCTTTCGCGAAGCCATCCCCAATTTGTGGCGAAGTTGTTTGAGTTGGAGGTGCCGGAAGTCGGGGAGAAGATCGTGGAAATCAAGTCGATTGTGCGCGAGCCCGGTGATCGAACGAAGATCGCGGTGTCGTCGAGGGACAAGGCCGTGGACCCGGTGGGCGCCTGCGTTGGTATCAAGGGGTCACGGGTGCAGGCGGTGGTTCGTGAATTGCGCGGAGAAAAGATCGACATCATCACCTGGACGCAGGATCCTCGCGTCTTCATCGCGGAGGCCTTGAATCCCGCAACCATCGAGAAGGTCGGCATCGACGAGGAAAAAAAGTCGGCCTTGGTGGTCGTGGCGGATTCGCAGTTGTCTCTGGCGATCGGCAAGAATGGGCAAAATGTCCGGCTCGCGGCGCGCCTGACTGGCTGGAAGATCGATATTATCAGCGCGACGGAGTACGAGAAGGAAAAGGCCGAGCGGGATCGAGACATCAAGGCGGCCTTAGCGGAAGAGACGGAAGCCCAGCGTCAGCAGGATGAAGCGCGGGCTGCAGCCCAACAGGCAGAGTAA
- a CDS encoding DUF192 domain-containing protein — protein sequence MVTRSSGTESEQRRKKIVTFVLLVILLISVTLFLGGPKESELIVVEFPNGKTMETEVASTPEKLLFGLAFREGLPADTGMLYIFESTGLHRVGTRQFRIPVDMLWIDESHHIVHVLEQVPPCAKDPCPLYGPPPEPIRYLIETEAGYVKRAEITTGMELRFTLRM from the coding sequence ATGGTAACGCGTTCGAGCGGGACGGAGTCCGAGCAGCGTCGCAAGAAAATTGTGACCTTTGTGCTGCTGGTTATTTTGCTGATCAGTGTCACCCTGTTTCTCGGGGGACCGAAGGAATCGGAACTCATTGTTGTCGAGTTTCCGAACGGCAAAACCATGGAGACGGAGGTGGCAAGTACGCCCGAGAAGTTATTGTTCGGTCTCGCGTTCCGGGAAGGATTGCCAGCCGACACGGGGATGCTCTATATCTTTGAGTCGACCGGCTTGCATCGGGTGGGAACCCGGCAGTTTCGCATTCCCGTCGACATGCTGTGGATTGATGAAAGTCACCACATCGTGCATGTGCTGGAGCAGGTGCCGCCTTGCGCCAAGGACCCCTGCCCATTGTATGGTCCTCCTCCCGAGCCGATTCGCTATCTCATTGAGACGGAGGCCGGCTACGTCAAACGCGCCGAGATCACGACCGGGATGGAACTCAGGTTTACGCTTCGGATGTAA
- a CDS encoding ribosome maturation factor RimP: MRDVGAVPAGKPSVKRAEALNLRVQEIAAPILHSHGLELVETVCVGQGARTVVRVFIDKPGGISLTDCEQAHRSLSPALDVIDPFPHAYTLEISSPGLDRPLRSVQDYRRLIGQTITLKLRQPIQSQWRLEGAVAEVDDHAVTLSIPQKKTAESIRIEFPHIALARRKIEFSK; the protein is encoded by the coding sequence ATGCGTGACGTGGGAGCAGTGCCGGCAGGAAAGCCGTCGGTGAAGCGCGCTGAGGCGTTGAACCTTCGAGTGCAGGAAATCGCGGCTCCGATTCTCCATTCCCACGGCCTTGAGTTGGTTGAAACGGTGTGTGTCGGCCAGGGGGCGCGGACCGTCGTCCGAGTGTTTATCGATAAACCCGGCGGCATCTCGCTGACGGACTGTGAGCAGGCGCATCGTTCGTTGAGTCCGGCGCTGGATGTCATTGATCCGTTCCCGCATGCCTATACGCTGGAAATTTCCTCGCCGGGGTTGGATCGTCCGTTACGGAGCGTGCAGGACTACCGGCGACTGATCGGGCAGACGATCACCCTCAAGTTGCGCCAACCGATTCAGTCCCAGTGGCGACTGGAGGGGGCAGTGGCGGAGGTAGATGACCATGCGGTCACCCTGTCGATTCCACAGAAGAAAACTGCCGAATCGATCCGAATTGAGTTTCCCCATATTGCGCTGGCGCGTCGGAAGATCGAGTTTTCCAAGTAG